Proteins encoded together in one Scyliorhinus torazame isolate Kashiwa2021f unplaced genomic scaffold, sScyTor2.1 scaffold_858, whole genome shotgun sequence window:
- the LOC140406759 gene encoding probable N-acetyltransferase CML1: MARIPGFIIRGYRPGDLREVWRIFAEGLVAMAGPAFKRAALAPSNVTLLLAALGAGYALTGSLPCAGLASLALLGLVYLSSRVIFTRYVQENLRGDMADIEGCYLRAPGCGFWVAEEEGEGPLAGMVAAKATPPLPCQLLRLSVDPPFRRRGLAQELTEAVLDSARGQGCPQPTLCTCTRGWASGWQGPAWAPPDPPVPDHHLRAGEDALSASPLGYRGGGL, from the coding sequence ATGGCCAGGATTCCCGGCTTCATCATCCGCGGGTATCGCCCGGGGGACCTCCGTGAAGTCTGGAGGATCTTCGCCGAGGGGCTGGTAGCCATGGCGGGGCCTGCCTTCAAGCGGGCCGCCCTGGCCCCTTCCAACGTGACCCTGCTCCTGGCAGCCCTCGGGGCGGGGTACGCCCTCACCGGCTCCCTGCCCTGTGCCGGCCTGGCGTCCCTGGCGCTCCTGGGGCTAGTCTACCTCAGCAGCAGGGTGATATTCACCCGCTACGTCCAGGAGAACCTGAGGGGGGACATGGCGGACATCGAGGGCTGCTACCTGAGGGCGCCTGGGTGTGGCTTCTGGGtggcggaggaggagggggagggacccCTGGCGGGAATGGTAGCGGCCAAGGCCACGCCACCCCTGCCCTGCCAACTCTTGCGCCTGTCGGTGGACCCCCCCTTCCGCCGGAGGGGCCTGGCCCAGGAACTGACGGAGGCGGTGCTGGATTCTGCCCGGGGTCAGGGCTGTCCACAACCAACGCTCTGCACCTGTACCAGAGGCTGGGCTTCCGGGTGGCAAGGACCAGCCTGGGCCCCCCCTGACCCGCCTGTCCCAGATCATCACCTGCGAGCTGGAGAGGACGCTCTGAGCGCGAGTCCCCTCGGGTACCGGGGAGGGGGCCTC